The following nucleotide sequence is from Paludisphaera rhizosphaerae.
CTTCTCCCAGTGGTCTCTGGAAGATAACGCGCCTTACTTCGTTTTCGGTGCCGATAAAGGTTCCGGACCTCGGTCACGGTATGACGCTGGCCACGAACTAGGCCATATGATTCTCCATAGAAGCGTGAAGCAACACGATCTTGGACATAAGCCGATTTTCAAGCTGATCGAGCAGCAGGCGAATCTCTTCACGGGTGCCTTTTTACTTCCGGAGTCGATTTTCGCCGGAGACCTCCGGCACGGCGTAACCCTCGACGCTCTCCTCGCTCTTAAGCCAAAATGGAAGGTTTCAATTCAATTTATGATAATGCGATGTGAGACGCTAGGCATTATTTCACGAGAGCAAAAAACAAGGATGTTTATCAACCTCAATGCCCGAGGTTGGCGTCTGAAAGAGCCAAACGACGACCTGATTCCACTGGAATCTCCGAGATTCCTGCGACGCTCGATAGAAATGCTCGTAGATAAGTCCTTCGTAGACCCCATGGAACTACCCTTCTTCGTAGGGCTCGATCCTTCCGATGTCGAGGAATTGGCCGGCCTTCCTTCGGGTTATCTGGGGGGAGCGGCGGGGCAGCCACGAGCACCTATAGGCCAATTTGTTGAGACTCCTCTGGCTGGTGCCGATCGCGACATCAGTCCAAAAATCATTCGATTCCCACGAGCTGAATGACTTCGCTCTGCTCACCCACGTAAACAGCCGGGCCGCCCCATCGAGGTGAAGCCCGGCCGTGGTGGTCGTCGGGTTCAGATCTCGATGAGTTTGGGGCTCGTCGGCATGCCCTCGCGGATCTTGAAGCCCTGCTTGAAGTCCTTCCGAAGCTCCACGAGCTGGTCGGCCGCCTTCTTCGTGTTGACGGCGAGCGTGTCCTTGTCGCCGCCGTACTTCGATCGGAGGATCGTCGAGTAGGCTTCGCGGGAACCGCCCAGAGCGAGGCCGGCGAAGCCCTGGGCCTTCGTCGTCGGCTCACCCAGGCCGAAGGGCTTCCCCAGGCCCGCATCGATCAGGTTGCGGGCGCCCATGACGGTCGCTCCGATGCCGCCGATCGCCCCCAGCCCTCCCATACCCATGAGGGACGGGAATCCTGT
It contains:
- a CDS encoding helix-turn-helix domain-containing protein, giving the protein MRPGTPGFYGGRLKEAREARSVSQTALADLLGITRQAVSGYESGLQTPSPQIMRRISELLRVPPHYFLAPPASESSEAVFYRSMESATKADRLRAERRYAWLRRIVQYLRGLVAFPEVNFPKLDLPSDPTHLTSQMVEEAARETRRFWQLGDNPISNIVWLIENNGAVISRHNLEADKLDAFSQWSLEDNAPYFVFGADKGSGPRSRYDAGHELGHMILHRSVKQHDLGHKPIFKLIEQQANLFTGAFLLPESIFAGDLRHGVTLDALLALKPKWKVSIQFMIMRCETLGIISREQKTRMFINLNARGWRLKEPNDDLIPLESPRFLRRSIEMLVDKSFVDPMELPFFVGLDPSDVEELAGLPSGYLGGAAGQPRAPIGQFVETPLAGADRDISPKIIRFPRAE